The following are encoded together in the Planctomycetota bacterium genome:
- a CDS encoding adenine phosphoribosyltransferase, whose translation MPTTHLRKLIRDVPDFPKAGILFKDITPLLNDPAALSMAVELMANPFRGKGIHAVAGAESRGFIFGIAVAQALSCGFIPIRKKGKLPPPVRAVTYDLEYGQDTLEVREDAVANGKKILMVDDLLATGGTMKACVDLMKSLGANVFGATVLIELKALQGRAVLPGLEIHAPIVY comes from the coding sequence ATGCCCACCACCCACCTTCGAAAATTGATCCGCGACGTTCCCGATTTTCCCAAGGCGGGGATTCTCTTCAAGGACATCACGCCGCTGCTCAACGATCCCGCGGCTCTTTCGATGGCGGTCGAATTGATGGCGAATCCTTTCCGAGGCAAGGGCATCCACGCCGTCGCCGGCGCCGAGAGCCGCGGCTTCATCTTCGGCATCGCGGTGGCGCAGGCGCTTTCGTGCGGCTTCATCCCGATTCGCAAGAAAGGCAAGTTGCCGCCGCCGGTTCGGGCTGTGACCTACGACCTGGAATATGGGCAGGACACGCTCGAGGTGCGCGAGGACGCGGTCGCCAACGGCAAGAAGATCCTGATGGTCGATGATCTGCTGGCCACCGGCGGAACCATGAAGGCGTGCGTGGATCTGATGAAGAGCCTGGGAGCGAATGTGTTTGGCGCGACGGTGTTGATCGAGCTCAAGGCGCTCCAGGGGCGGGCGGTCCTGCCCGGGCTGGAAATCCACGCTCCGATCGTCTACTGA
- a CDS encoding co-chaperone GroES produces the protein MAEPKAKILRLETVEPIGKRVLIRKDEDRKITKVGIHLPDKMEIPTLTGRVVALSAQIARDEDYPIRQYDRILFNPRHGIPVDFEGDNRLFVVPIEDIVAVFRATDGDAAK, from the coding sequence ATGGCAGAACCCAAGGCGAAGATCCTGCGGCTGGAGACCGTCGAGCCCATCGGCAAGCGGGTGCTGATTCGCAAGGACGAGGACCGCAAGATCACCAAGGTGGGTATCCATCTGCCTGACAAGATGGAGATTCCCACGCTGACCGGCCGCGTGGTGGCGCTGAGCGCCCAGATCGCCCGCGACGAGGACTACCCCATCCGCCAGTACGACCGAATCCTCTTCAACCCGCGCCATGGGATTCCCGTGGATTTCGAGGGGGACAACCGCCTCTTCGTGGTGCCGATCGAGGACATCGTCGCGGTCTTCCGCGCCACCGACGGGGATGCCGCGAAGTGA
- the aroA gene encoding 3-phosphoshikimate 1-carboxyvinyltransferase: MTASAKGGLEVHSAPRATGPVRGAFLPPGSKSLTQRFMMLAALAEGSSTIDHPLDSADTRALGAGLATLGASVRWPERGPLVIRGVDGTFPGFGNLDAVDGGTPARFLMAAACLASGSSVLDGSARLRQRPMQDGVSILNSLGATLKQSTSAQLPITITPTQEFRKGGSCRIPAAASSQFISALALIGPWLTRGVEVRLEGEQPSLSYIDLTVHCLRKVGAAAAWRASEGVLRVEPTRLKAFHVAIEPDASSAAYGLALAAIMPGSEVTVAGLPRSSHQPDMAVFDALVELGAVDCSTAGGSAIRYGSRLNGGVLDASRWPDGSLAVMAAAAFASAPVEIRGLSTLAGKESDRIEAMGAWLQAAGATVECGGDWIRVDGRSLHDRQIVVDPRNDHRIAMSAAVAGAARGGVRISDPACVGKSWPGFWPAWQRLVAGFGGST; this comes from the coding sequence GTGACCGCAAGCGCCAAGGGAGGGCTCGAGGTCCATTCCGCCCCCCGCGCGACGGGGCCGGTGCGCGGCGCGTTCTTGCCGCCGGGCTCGAAGAGCCTGACGCAGCGTTTCATGATGCTGGCGGCGCTGGCCGAGGGCTCCAGCACGATCGACCATCCATTGGATTCCGCGGACACGCGGGCCCTTGGCGCCGGGTTGGCGACTTTGGGCGCCTCGGTGCGCTGGCCGGAGCGCGGGCCGCTGGTCATTCGCGGCGTGGATGGAACTTTCCCCGGCTTTGGAAATCTGGACGCAGTCGATGGCGGCACGCCGGCGCGATTCCTGATGGCGGCCGCGTGTCTTGCGAGCGGCAGCTCCGTGCTCGATGGATCGGCGCGACTGCGCCAGCGGCCGATGCAAGATGGCGTTTCCATATTGAATTCACTCGGCGCGACTCTCAAGCAATCGACCTCCGCGCAACTGCCGATCACGATCACGCCGACGCAGGAGTTCCGCAAGGGTGGCTCATGCCGGATTCCCGCCGCCGCAAGCAGCCAATTTATTTCGGCGCTGGCCTTGATCGGCCCATGGCTCACTCGCGGCGTCGAAGTGCGCCTCGAGGGCGAGCAGCCCAGTCTTTCCTACATTGATCTCACGGTGCATTGCCTGCGCAAGGTGGGGGCCGCCGCAGCGTGGCGAGCCAGCGAAGGCGTGCTGCGCGTGGAGCCGACGCGTTTGAAGGCATTTCATGTCGCGATCGAACCGGATGCCTCCAGCGCGGCCTATGGGCTGGCGCTGGCAGCGATCATGCCGGGCAGCGAAGTGACGGTGGCGGGCCTTCCCCGAAGTTCGCACCAGCCGGACATGGCGGTCTTCGACGCGCTCGTCGAATTGGGCGCGGTCGACTGCTCGACTGCCGGCGGATCGGCGATTCGATATGGCTCGCGGCTGAATGGCGGCGTGCTCGACGCCTCGCGTTGGCCCGATGGAAGCCTGGCGGTCATGGCTGCGGCGGCCTTTGCCTCGGCACCCGTCGAGATCCGCGGACTGTCCACGCTCGCCGGCAAGGAAAGTGATCGCATCGAGGCGATGGGCGCCTGGCTGCAGGCGGCGGGCGCGACCGTCGAGTGCGGCGGCGACTGGATTCGCGTCGACGGGCGCTCCTTGCATGACCGCCAGATCGTCGTCGATCCGCGCAACGATCACCGCATCGCCATGAGCGCCGCAGTTGCCGGCGCGGCCCGCGGCGGAGTGCGGATTTCCGACCCTGCGTGCGTCGGCAAGAGCTGGCCCGGATTCTGGCCCGCCTGGCAGCGTCTGGTGGCCGGTTTTGGAGGGAGCACTTGA
- a CDS encoding ABC transporter ATP-binding protein/permease, translating to MDHPKSDDTGGMRDFWWFARGLLRPRHEAIIALIGAFISAGGLGAGLLSLGPLMQLILRDGTSLQQILRNFNARGEWIQAPEWIIGLMPTTPYGGVVCLLVGLCVLTVFGAAANFIHQLVAMGLCARTTAKIRLEIFRHVIHLPLSVVTKQGPAEFTSRINNDVTMLNSGFEALTSKTIAQLTKGVAALAAALYFDWRLVLVSCTVGPILAVVLRKTGKSIRKGTRGALEAQESLLRTTQESMQGLRTMKGSTAELESIRRFALFNHKVLRQNLRVRKSRALSGPLIEMLAIFVVAGLALIAAKSILGGELSFENFLLSLGALAVCANSLKPLTGFINEFQATAAPAARLRSILKIPREDKNETGKPGLKRHAQSIKFEGVVFAYPNAPQPALAGVNFSVLHGERVAIVGSNGCGKTTLLSMVPRLLTPTGGRILVDDVDIQGIDLKSLRRQIGLVTQESVLIQGTIYENIRLGFRRANRAEVETAAKRARAWDFISAIPGGLDGHVSEQGASLSGGQRQRIAIARAILRDPAILLMDEATSQVDAESEEQINKAIAEFGVGRTVLVVAHRLSTVLAADRIVVMDFGRVVDMGTHAELLKRCDVYRRIAATQMLTPEVAVR from the coding sequence ATGGATCACCCCAAGAGCGACGATACTGGCGGGATGCGCGATTTTTGGTGGTTCGCACGTGGACTTCTTCGCCCCAGGCACGAGGCGATCATTGCGCTCATCGGCGCCTTCATCAGCGCCGGCGGTTTGGGCGCGGGCCTGCTCAGCCTGGGGCCCTTGATGCAGCTCATTCTGAGGGATGGCACCTCGCTGCAGCAGATTCTGCGCAACTTCAACGCGAGGGGAGAATGGATCCAGGCCCCGGAATGGATCATCGGGTTGATGCCCACGACTCCCTACGGCGGCGTCGTCTGCCTGCTGGTGGGTTTGTGCGTGCTGACCGTCTTCGGCGCCGCCGCCAATTTCATCCATCAGCTCGTGGCCATGGGACTCTGCGCGCGGACCACTGCGAAGATCCGCCTGGAGATCTTCCGCCATGTGATCCATCTGCCGCTTTCGGTCGTCACCAAGCAGGGACCCGCCGAGTTCACCAGCCGCATCAACAACGACGTCACGATGCTCAACAGCGGGTTCGAGGCGCTGACCAGCAAGACGATCGCGCAGCTCACCAAGGGCGTGGCGGCGCTGGCCGCGGCCCTCTACTTCGACTGGCGGCTGGTCCTGGTTTCCTGCACGGTGGGACCGATCCTTGCCGTCGTTCTGCGCAAGACCGGCAAGTCGATCCGCAAAGGCACGCGCGGCGCGCTGGAGGCGCAGGAGTCGCTGTTGCGGACCACGCAGGAGTCGATGCAGGGATTGCGCACCATGAAGGGCTCGACCGCCGAGTTGGAGTCCATCCGCCGCTTCGCACTGTTCAACCACAAAGTGCTGCGGCAGAACCTGCGCGTCCGCAAGTCGCGTGCGCTCTCGGGACCGCTGATCGAGATGCTGGCGATCTTCGTGGTTGCCGGGCTGGCGCTGATCGCCGCCAAGAGCATCTTGGGCGGCGAACTTTCGTTCGAGAATTTCCTGCTTTCGCTGGGCGCGCTGGCGGTTTGCGCCAACAGCCTCAAGCCATTGACCGGCTTCATCAACGAGTTCCAGGCCACGGCGGCGCCGGCGGCGCGGCTTCGCAGCATTCTGAAGATCCCACGCGAAGACAAGAACGAGACAGGGAAGCCCGGACTCAAGCGGCACGCGCAGTCGATCAAGTTCGAAGGAGTTGTGTTCGCCTATCCCAACGCGCCGCAGCCTGCGCTGGCGGGGGTCAACTTCTCGGTGCTCCACGGCGAGCGCGTCGCCATCGTCGGCTCCAACGGCTGCGGCAAGACCACGCTGCTTTCGATGGTGCCGCGTCTGCTCACGCCTACGGGTGGTCGCATCCTCGTCGACGACGTCGACATCCAGGGCATTGACCTGAAAAGTCTGCGCCGTCAAATCGGATTGGTGACGCAGGAATCGGTGCTGATCCAGGGAACCATCTACGAGAACATCCGGCTCGGTTTCCGCCGCGCTAATCGTGCCGAGGTCGAGACCGCGGCGAAACGGGCCCGCGCCTGGGATTTCATCTCCGCCATTCCCGGAGGCCTCGACGGCCATGTCAGCGAGCAGGGGGCGAGTCTTTCCGGCGGGCAGCGCCAGCGCATTGCCATCGCCCGCGCCATTCTGCGCGACCCGGCAATCCTGCTGATGGACGAAGCGACCAGCCAGGTGGACGCCGAGAGCGAGGAGCAGATCAACAAGGCGATCGCCGAGTTCGGCGTGGGGCGCACGGTTCTGGTGGTGGCTCACCGCCTGAGCACGGTGCTGGCGGCGGACCGGATCGTGGTGATGGATTTCGGCCGCGTGGTCGACATGGGAACGCACGCGGAACTTTTGAAGCGCTGCGATGTCTACCGGCGAATCGCGGCGACGCAGATGCTCACCCCCGAAGTCGCGGTGCGCTAG
- a CDS encoding alpha/beta fold hydrolase, which translates to MADLATTLPRSLLAQSRVLRLGPSRTPALLIHPRFDRASGSSAGSAPYLFWMHGRTAQKELDSGRYLRLLRAGIATVAIDLPGHGERAQSELQTSERSLEVVESMLGELPGVLEVLKQFPEFDSSRCAIGGFSLGAMTALAAMCRPHPFKAALIEASSGDWSQLVSARHDPGRAAKFEPLRHLDSWKPTPLLALHAAGDQMVAVGPQRDFIAEIRRRTPASLPVIWHEFGPTGAPAEHIGFGTCAAEAKTLGTKFLVEQLLPIAP; encoded by the coding sequence ATGGCCGATCTCGCCACCACCCTTCCCCGATCCTTGCTGGCCCAGAGTCGCGTGCTTCGCCTAGGTCCATCGCGGACGCCGGCACTGCTGATCCATCCGCGCTTCGACAGGGCGAGCGGAAGCAGCGCGGGCAGCGCGCCCTACCTCTTCTGGATGCATGGCCGCACCGCGCAGAAGGAGCTCGACAGCGGGCGCTATCTGAGGTTGTTGCGGGCCGGCATCGCGACGGTGGCGATCGACCTGCCCGGCCATGGCGAGCGAGCCCAGAGCGAGCTGCAGACTTCAGAGCGCTCGCTGGAAGTCGTCGAATCGATGCTGGGCGAGCTGCCCGGCGTGCTCGAGGTGCTGAAGCAATTCCCCGAATTCGATTCCTCGCGCTGCGCCATCGGCGGCTTCAGCCTTGGCGCGATGACGGCGCTGGCGGCGATGTGCCGGCCACATCCCTTCAAGGCCGCGCTGATCGAGGCCTCGAGCGGCGATTGGAGCCAGCTCGTTTCGGCGCGTCACGATCCCGGCCGCGCCGCGAAGTTCGAGCCCCTTCGACACCTGGATTCCTGGAAGCCCACACCGCTTCTCGCCTTGCACGCCGCCGGAGATCAGATGGTTGCCGTGGGGCCGCAGCGCGACTTCATCGCCGAGATCCGCCGGCGCACCCCGGCGAGCCTTCCTGTTATCTGGCATGAATTCGGGCCGACCGGCGCCCCGGCAGAGCACATTGGATTCGGCACCTGCGCCGCGGAAGCCAAGACCCTCGGCACGAAATTTTTGGTCGAGCAACTTCTGCCCATCGCGCCCTGA
- the rsmD gene encoding 16S rRNA (guanine(966)-N(2))-methyltransferase RsmD has protein sequence MLQVIAGEFRSRILKTPKDDALTRPMGSRTKEGLFNILRGWFEGARVLDLFAGVGTLGIEAVSRGASKVFMVEKDRKIHSLLRENIEALGCGERAVAVQADALGEAAISAAAPEVNIVLMDPPFALVETEEGLRQVLEQAARTRKLFLAKGFLILRLPGVSNPPPAIAGFDGPEVRQYGAQQNLLLYMPHFEASQVANPE, from the coding sequence ATGCTCCAGGTGATCGCCGGCGAATTCCGCTCACGCATCCTCAAGACGCCCAAGGATGACGCCCTCACCCGGCCGATGGGCAGCCGCACCAAGGAAGGCCTCTTCAACATTCTGCGCGGTTGGTTCGAAGGAGCCCGCGTGCTCGACCTCTTCGCCGGCGTGGGCACGCTGGGAATCGAGGCGGTCAGCCGCGGAGCCAGCAAAGTCTTCATGGTCGAGAAGGATCGCAAGATCCATTCGCTGCTGCGTGAGAACATCGAGGCGCTGGGTTGCGGCGAGCGCGCCGTCGCGGTCCAGGCGGATGCGCTTGGCGAGGCGGCGATCAGCGCCGCTGCCCCCGAGGTCAACATCGTGCTGATGGATCCGCCCTTCGCCCTGGTGGAAACCGAGGAGGGATTGCGCCAAGTGCTTGAACAGGCGGCGCGCACGCGGAAATTGTTCCTCGCCAAGGGCTTCCTGATCCTGCGCCTGCCGGGCGTTTCGAATCCGCCCCCGGCCATCGCGGGCTTCGACGGCCCCGAGGTGCGTCAGTACGGCGCCCAGCAGAATCTGCTGCTCTACATGCCGCACTTCGAGGCTTCCCAAGTCGCGAACCCGGAATGA
- a CDS encoding 2-C-methyl-D-erythritol 4-phosphate cytidylyltransferase has translation MDPFSVSIILAAAGSSTRFGSDKLGQDLGGRPLLLRSVELFTKRDEVRSIIVAAPPNNMQEFRDRFGAQLSFHGVTIVAGGTIDRWETIRNALKAVPAEATHIAVHDAARPATSDDLISRVFEAAKRHDAVIPALPVADTLKRVNEEVVEAEKEDAIADLILGEDADASKAKGKFVQSTVDRKNLVAVQTPQVFKADLLRRAYQQTDLSAVTDDAALVERMGEKVLVVDGEFRNLKVTIPDDLRTIRLLLGIAAPEGRAVHKRF, from the coding sequence ATGGATCCGTTTTCCGTCTCCATCATTCTCGCCGCCGCCGGAAGCAGCACCCGCTTCGGCAGCGACAAGCTCGGCCAGGATCTGGGCGGCCGGCCGCTGCTGCTGCGCAGCGTGGAGCTTTTCACCAAGCGCGATGAGGTGCGCTCGATCATCGTGGCAGCGCCGCCGAACAACATGCAGGAATTTCGCGATCGCTTCGGTGCCCAGCTGAGCTTCCACGGCGTGACGATCGTTGCGGGCGGGACCATCGACCGGTGGGAAACCATCCGCAACGCCCTCAAGGCGGTCCCCGCCGAAGCCACGCACATTGCAGTGCATGATGCGGCGCGGCCCGCCACCAGCGACGACCTGATCTCGCGGGTCTTCGAGGCCGCCAAACGCCACGACGCGGTGATCCCCGCGCTGCCGGTGGCCGACACGCTCAAGCGCGTCAACGAGGAAGTCGTCGAAGCCGAGAAGGAGGACGCGATCGCCGATCTGATTTTGGGCGAGGATGCCGACGCCTCCAAGGCCAAGGGAAAGTTCGTGCAGTCCACGGTGGATCGAAAGAATCTCGTCGCGGTGCAGACCCCGCAGGTGTTCAAGGCGGACTTGCTTCGCCGCGCCTATCAGCAGACGGATCTCAGCGCCGTCACCGACGACGCGGCGCTGGTGGAGCGCATGGGCGAAAAGGTGCTGGTGGTGGATGGTGAGTTCCGCAACTTGAAGGTGACGATTCCGGACGATCTTCGCACGATTCGCCTGCTGCTTGGCATCGCCGCCCCCGAGGGCCGCGCCGTACACAAGCGCTTCTAG
- a CDS encoding DUF3299 domain-containing protein, translated as MRIVWSILALICFAALLAVIFPTPAVRRDESGELAAVSPSSNQAAPSPTIVAAKPAAVIPSSSAAPTTAQPPVQPIAKGSVANLPVTAVEKPKAASTAISPDSLKLGLDRKIANATIVPGNLIKQSDGSILADNKYLISGAGTEADPYKITWECLTSASQTYIPRLQQNAIPQRVAMLDGAWVRIEGYMAFPLMLQESSEILVMLNQWDGCCIGVPPTPYDAIEVKLATPVKPGRRHTFNFGTITGKFKVDPYLVENWLVGLYQLESASLQSDM; from the coding sequence ATGCGGATTGTCTGGAGCATTCTGGCGCTGATCTGCTTCGCCGCATTATTGGCGGTCATTTTCCCTACTCCGGCAGTGCGGCGCGACGAATCCGGCGAGCTTGCCGCGGTTTCTCCATCATCGAACCAGGCTGCTCCGTCGCCGACGATAGTCGCTGCGAAACCCGCGGCGGTCATTCCATCATCATCGGCGGCACCCACAACCGCGCAGCCGCCTGTGCAACCAATCGCCAAAGGTTCCGTCGCCAATCTCCCTGTCACTGCGGTCGAAAAGCCAAAGGCCGCTTCCACCGCGATCTCACCGGACTCGCTGAAGCTTGGGCTCGACCGCAAGATCGCCAACGCGACCATCGTTCCAGGCAACCTCATCAAGCAGAGCGACGGGTCGATTCTCGCCGACAACAAGTACCTCATCAGCGGCGCGGGCACGGAGGCGGATCCCTACAAGATCACCTGGGAGTGCCTCACCAGCGCCTCGCAGACCTACATTCCGCGCCTGCAACAAAATGCAATTCCGCAGCGCGTCGCCATGCTCGACGGCGCGTGGGTCCGCATCGAGGGGTACATGGCCTTTCCGCTGATGCTGCAGGAGAGCAGCGAGATCCTGGTGATGCTCAACCAATGGGACGGCTGCTGCATCGGCGTGCCGCCGACTCCCTACGACGCGATCGAAGTCAAACTCGCAACTCCGGTGAAGCCGGGGCGCCGCCACACCTTCAACTTCGGCACCATCACCGGCAAGTTCAAGGTCGATCCCTACCTCGTGGAGAACTGGCTGGTGGGCCTCTACCAGCTTGAGTCGGCGTCGCTGCAGTCGGACATGTGA
- a CDS encoding ABC transporter permease → MNDLSIVVNSLRSRRLSTVVTAGSVAVATALLLTMLSLRTASFEAFQRGTGTTHLLVSADSSPLTAVLNGVFYANAPSNPISWSKYQEIKGAFPYDWAIPTQQGDSFKGFPTAAVGPEFFTRFEPVRGEPWKLAAGHFPSKTFEVCLGSAAAAGTGIQVGQKIVLTHGTGSSRETEHAHEHDEFPFEVVGILEPSGSAHDRAVFINLESTWILHAQERREHEGIEGVATAADLKDEDRKITGILLRLPTRPGHDASAAVQQQFDALRRDTSIVVAQPAQQIDRLRSIVGNVDELFIALGAAVLVSSGISILLAMHNSMAERRRQIALLRALGVARSRITGMILTEATLIGFAGALAGALLSLAGNAIASGALKARIGLVVDPSLDPRSTLIILAGAILLSALAGVLPAMNAYRTSVAENLRPEA, encoded by the coding sequence ATGAACGACCTCTCGATCGTCGTCAACAGCCTGCGCTCGCGCCGACTGAGCACCGTGGTCACCGCCGGCAGCGTCGCGGTGGCGACCGCCCTGCTGCTCACCATGCTTTCGCTGCGCACCGCCAGCTTCGAGGCCTTCCAACGCGGCACCGGCACCACCCATCTGCTGGTCAGCGCCGACTCAAGCCCGCTGACCGCAGTGCTCAATGGCGTCTTCTACGCCAACGCGCCGTCGAATCCGATTTCGTGGAGCAAGTACCAGGAGATCAAGGGCGCCTTCCCCTACGACTGGGCGATCCCCACGCAGCAAGGCGATTCCTTCAAGGGCTTTCCCACTGCCGCCGTGGGTCCGGAGTTCTTCACGCGCTTCGAACCGGTGCGCGGCGAGCCGTGGAAACTGGCCGCCGGGCATTTCCCGTCGAAGACTTTCGAAGTCTGCCTGGGCTCGGCCGCCGCGGCGGGCACCGGCATTCAGGTCGGGCAGAAAATTGTCCTGACGCATGGCACAGGCTCGAGCCGCGAAACCGAGCACGCCCACGAACACGACGAGTTTCCCTTTGAAGTCGTCGGCATCTTGGAGCCCAGCGGATCGGCGCACGACCGCGCGGTCTTCATCAATCTTGAAAGCACCTGGATTCTTCACGCGCAGGAACGCCGCGAGCACGAGGGCATCGAAGGCGTGGCCACCGCCGCTGACCTCAAGGATGAAGATCGGAAGATCACCGGAATCCTGCTGCGCCTGCCCACGCGGCCCGGCCACGACGCCAGCGCCGCGGTGCAGCAGCAATTCGACGCGCTGCGCCGCGACACCAGCATCGTGGTGGCGCAGCCGGCGCAGCAGATCGACCGGCTCCGCTCGATCGTTGGCAACGTCGATGAATTGTTCATCGCCCTGGGCGCCGCGGTCCTGGTCTCCAGCGGCATCTCGATCCTGCTGGCCATGCACAATTCCATGGCGGAGCGGCGGCGACAGATCGCACTGCTCCGCGCCCTTGGCGTGGCGAGGTCGCGCATCACCGGGATGATCCTCACGGAGGCGACGCTGATCGGCTTTGCCGGCGCGTTGGCCGGCGCCCTGCTGAGCCTGGCCGGCAACGCGATCGCCTCCGGCGCCTTGAAGGCGCGCATCGGGCTCGTCGTCGACCCGTCACTGGACCCGCGCAGCACCTTGATCATTCTCGCCGGTGCTATTCTGCTTTCGGCGCTGGCCGGCGTGTTGCCGGCGATGAACGCCTATCGAACTTCCGTGGCGGAGAACCTGAGACCCGAGGCCTAG
- a CDS encoding ATP-binding cassette domain-containing protein yields the protein MSNAIQLDHVEFDYGGGFALSIPSLALAKGEMALISGGSGSGKSTLLWIVAGLLRARRGSIMVAGERIDGVSESAADRIRARRIGLVFQTHHLLPSFTAQENVSLALMAAGEPERDHARRSRELLAKLGIERPDAAVSTMSVGQQQRVAVARAIVCAPAVVLADEPTASLDEANAMQAMDLIQQACRDAGAALLCASHDRAMQSRFQRVIEVDSFAASARANAKSGTR from the coding sequence ATGTCCAACGCGATCCAACTTGACCATGTGGAATTTGACTATGGCGGAGGCTTCGCGCTGTCGATTCCTTCGCTCGCGCTGGCCAAGGGCGAGATGGCTTTGATCTCCGGCGGCTCGGGCTCGGGCAAGAGCACGCTGCTCTGGATCGTGGCCGGCTTGCTGCGGGCGCGCCGCGGCAGCATCATGGTCGCGGGCGAGCGGATCGATGGAGTTTCAGAGAGCGCCGCCGATCGGATCCGCGCGAGGCGCATCGGCCTGGTCTTCCAGACGCACCATTTGCTGCCCAGCTTCACCGCGCAGGAGAATGTCTCGTTGGCGCTGATGGCCGCGGGCGAGCCCGAGCGCGACCACGCGCGGCGATCGCGCGAACTTTTGGCAAAGCTTGGCATCGAGCGCCCGGACGCCGCGGTGTCGACCATGAGCGTCGGGCAGCAGCAGCGCGTCGCCGTGGCCCGCGCCATCGTCTGCGCTCCCGCGGTGGTGCTGGCCGACGAGCCGACCGCCAGCCTGGACGAGGCCAACGCCATGCAAGCCATGGACCTGATCCAGCAGGCGTGCCGCGACGCGGGAGCGGCGCTCCTCTGTGCCAGCCATGACCGGGCGATGCAGTCGCGCTTCCAGCGCGTGATCGAGGTCGATTCGTTCGCCGCAAGTGCACGGGCCAACGCAAAATCGGGGACGCGCTGA